Below is a genomic region from [Chlorobium] sp. 445.
TCAGGTGTATCGCGCTTTTGGTTAGTGAGAATCGCTGGTTTTGCTCGTTTATACCATGCCATAGCTCAGCCCTGATTTGCCCGTTTTAGTTAATACAAGATTTTGGACCTTGAAAATAACATGACTGACTTTGCTCTCAAAAGTGCCTCAATGTTTCACACCTTAATTAGCCGTGGTGAATAGACGCCTTCGACTTCGCTGATGCGTTTGAGGGTTACAGGTGAGATGGCTTCATCGAGGCAGATTGCGGTCAGTGCTTTAGTCTTTTCTTCGTTACGCGAGAGCGAGATATTCGCAATGTTAATGCTTGCGCGCAGCAACCGTGCCCCAACACGCGCCATCACGCCGGGCTTGTCGTCGTTGGTGTAAATCAAAATGTATCCCTCGGGTTTGAATTCACAGATAAAATGGTCATAGATCACCACGCGCATATCCTTTGCACCTAACACGACACCACCAAGCCGCTTTTTAGCTTCACTGGTTTCATACTCTACCACAATCAAGTTTTGATAATCGGGATGCTCTTTTTCATGTTGATGGTGCACAGCAAGCCCTAAGTCGCTTGCCATTGCAAAGACATTGATGTAGTTGATTTCTCGGTGTTGAATTTCATCGAGTAAGCCTTTGAGAGCTGCTGCTGAAATGGCTTCAGAGAACTTGCGCAGGAAGTCGCCATAGCTTGTAATCGTTATGGATTTCGGCGTGCCATCTAAGAGTTGTGCACACATTGCCCCCAGTTTTTCTGCAAGTGCCAGATGCACTTTTACTTCGGTCTTTTGTGCCAGTTCAACCGTTGTGGCATTTACTGCGCCAACCAGTGCGCCTGTCTTTTTCCACTCTACAATTTGCTGGGCAATCTGAATAGCCACTTTTTCCTGTGCTTCAACGGTTGAGGCAGCAATGTGCGGTGTTACAATCACGTTTTCAAGTTTGAGCAAGGGGTTATCAGGCAAGAGCGGCTCTACTTCAAACACATCAAGTGCTGCGGCAGCGACTTTGCCTGATGCCACAGCCTCTGCCAAATCTTGCTCATTGATAATACCACCGCGCGCACAATTGATAATGCGCACACCTGGCTTCATCAGTGCCAAGGTCTCTGCGCAAATTAGGTTACGTGTGGCTTCACTATACGGGGTGTGGATTGTGATAAAATCTGCTTTGCGCCAGAGTTCTTCGAGCGGGAGGAGTTGAATATCGAGCTTGCTTGCCATTTCCTGCGAGACCATCGGGTCAAATGCGATGATGTGCATACCGAAGGCTTGCATGCGCAAGGCGACTTCACGTCCGATTTTGCCTAGCCCAACTACAGCCAGTGTCTTGCCTTCCAGTTCGCGCCCGAGCCACTTCTTTTTATCCCAAATGCCTTGCTTGAGTTCGGCATGTGCTTGTGGCAGCAAGCGAGCTACGGCTAAAATCATCGCGCAGGTGTGCTCCGCCGCTGAAATCGTGTTACCGCCGGGCGTATTCATCACGATAATCCCTTTGCGTGTCGCAGCATCAAGGTCGATATTATCGACGCCCGCGCCAGCTCTGCCAATGAGTTTGAGTTTATTTGCGCACTCTAAAATATCGCCTGTCAGTTTAGTTGCACTTCTGACCAGCACGACCTCATAGTCTCTAATTTCTGATTTAAGTTCATCTTTGGAGAGCTTTTGCTTTTCTATGACCTCAAAGCCTTCTTGACGCAAAATTTCCCCACATTTTTTTTCAATGTTGTCTAAAATGAGCGTTTTCATAGATGGTATTTTTATGTGTGAAACGCAAAGATACGAATTGCTGAGGGACTGCGCTTAACTTAGCAAAAAACGCTCGAGAAATGCTTTACGGGCAGAATGCTGGCATACACAAATCCTTCGCCATAGCGTGCACCGATAAGTTCACCAAAGTACTTGGCGCGAGCGTCCAGCGCTTCTAAAAATTCTTTGCGTGAAATATGTGTCTCGGGCTCTTTGGAGTTCGGATCATAAAACTGCGACTTAAATGCCATCACGGCTTTGCGCGAGGCTTCAAATGTATCGGAGACATCCACGATAAAACTCGGCAACATAAATCGATCTTGCAGATAGTACAGCAGGTATTTCGGTCGATGCCGCTCTTGGATTTTGCCGTTGTCCTTAGTTTTGATTTTGATGAGACCCGAGTAGAAGCAGGCATCGGTGATGAGTTTAGCGGCGCGTTCATGATCAGGATGGCGCTCGATAGGCTGGGGTGCAAAGACCACCGTTGGTCGATAGCGGCGAAGGATACGAATGACTTTGAGCAGGTTTTCGTGCGAGTTTTCGAAACGAGTGTCGCCTAAATTCAGATTGATGCGTTCCGTGTAGCCCAGATGCTGTGCAGCCTCTGCAGCTTCTTTTCGCCGAAGTGTGCGTGTACCACGCGACCCCATTTCACCTTCTGTCAAATCGCACGCCACGACTGGCTTACCTTCTTGGCGAAGTTTAAGCATCGTTGCCGAGCAAGCAATTTCAATATCATCAGGATGTGCCCCAAAAGCTAAAGCATAAATGTACTCAGACATTTTGACTAGCAGATGTGGTTAGTAGGCGATACGGTTGCGTCCAGCTGTTTTTGCTTCGTAGAGTTTTGTATCGGCTGTGCTTAGCAGCTGCTGCACTGTTTTTTTAGCGGTGCTCTCGGCAAGCCCGAAACTCATCGTTACATGTAGCCGTTCAGAAATGCCTTCCCAGTAGTACGACTCCAGGCTGGCACGAATTTTCTCACAGGCAATCACAGCGTTTTTGAAGCAAGGTTTCAGGGAAAATTAAAGCAAACTCTTCGCCGCCATAGCGCGCCACCATATCTGCACTACGAGAGTTCTGGCGAAGAATATGTGCAATGATTTTCAGGACTTCATCACCAACTTGATGTGAATACGCATCATTGATTTGCTTGAAGAAATCCACGTCGGCAATTGCAACTGTCATTACGCAGCCATAGCGACGCGTACGCTCAAATTCACGCTGCACACTCTCATCAAAATAGCGGCGATTGTAGACGCCTGTTAATCCATCGGTGATGGCTTGCAGCAAGAGTTGTTCAGTTTGCTTGCGTAGCATGGCATTAATTTCAGTCAGCTCGAGCGTTTTGCGTCGATATTCTTCAGCTTCACGCTGTTTTTTTTCTAACTCATACTGCACTTGCAAACTTCTTAGGCGGCGATGATTTTCTTCGTTGAGCAGCGCACGCTCAATTACATGAAAGTTTTCGTAATGCTCGAGCGCAATCTTAAAATCGCCTTTGTATTTATGCACCAAAGCGAGCGCTTGATGCGCTGCAAAGAGCTGAGTTCTGCAATTTGCATTCTCTGCAAGTTTCAGTGCGCGGTAAAGTGATGTAGTAGCTTGCTCGTGCTGTTGCTGCGCAGCATAAAGTTTGCCAATGATAATCAGCGTTTCGGCAATGCTAGCTCGATCATTCAAGCTCTCTTTGATTTGAAGACTTTGAGAGAGCATTTCTAAAGCGCGCTTATAGTCTCTCATCTGACCATAGACTTCACCTGTATTTTGCAAAGCAATGGCTTCACCGATTCGGTCGTTCAAATGGCGAGCAATGTCCAGACTTTTTGCAAAGCACTCGAGCGCTTTTTTGTTCTCCCCTATTTTTCCATAGATACATCCAATGTTGCTAAAGACCCGTCCTTGACTCATACTGTCCTGAAGGCGCTGGTAGAGTTCAAGACTTTCTTGATAGTATCGCAAGGCATTTGGGAAATCTTGCAAGAGAAAATACACCGCGCCGATTGTCGCCAGCGCCGTTGCTTCACTTGCAAGACTGTGAATTTCTTGACTATACTTTAGACTACTGAACGCATGCTCGAGCGCTTGTGGGTATCGCCCAGTTGGCGATGCACGATGCTTAAGTTGTGCAGCACCGTAATGCTGCCTTCATAGTCTTCAAGCTCTTTGAATATCGCTAAGGCTTCTTTGAGGGCTTCGAGGGCTTTGTCATAATTTGCCAAACGCCAGTGGCAAATACCCATGTTTCGAAGGCTGTAGGCTTGCCCTGAGAGATAATTTTCTACTTTAGCCTGCTTACACGCTTCTTCAGCTGCTGACAGTGCACGGAGCGGCTCATGCGCCCACAGTTCCAGCACTGCTGCATTGAGTGCGTCTATTTTTGCAAATCCGTCTTCTGCTTTTTGAACAAACGTATCTGCTTCATTCATCTTTTTACTCATCCTGCTCTCCTGCCACTGGAAGTTTTACGCGGAATATACTGCCTTTATCTTTTCCTTCCGATTCTGCCCACACGGTGCCGCCGTGCAATTCAACAAGTTGTTTGACAATAGCCAGCCCCAATCCCGTTGAACTTTCCCCGCCTGTCGGTCGTGCTGAGAGACGCTGAAATTTGCCAAAAAGCTTTTGCATGTCCTCTTTCGTCAGCCCTTGACCTTCATCGCGCACACTAATCAGCACACTTTGCTCATCTTTTTTGCCATTGCTGTTTGTGATATGCTGCACCCTGACGCTGATGCTTTTACCTTCAGGACTGTATTTAATTGCGTTGGAAATTAAGTTATCCATCACTTCTCTCATTCGGTCTGGGTCTACAAACACAACGCAGCCCTGCTCACCTTGAAATGAGAGCACTTGGCGTTTATTTGAGCTTGGGTTTGGTTGCATGCGACCACCTCTTCAACCAGACGCGACAGGTCGCATCGCGTCTTATGCAATTCGATTTTACCTTCCTCAAGCGCTGCAGTCTTCAGCAGTCCATCAATGTTGCGCAGGATGCGTTCAGCAGCGCTAAGAATGCTCTGCACCATCAGGTAAATGTCAGAATTGGGCTCTATCTTTTCACGAATGAGCAGTGCAAAACCCAGCACGGATTGCAATGGATTTTTGAGGTCATGTGCGACAATGCCCAGTAGCTCGGTTTTCATACGGCTTGCTTCTTCAGCTTTTTGGCGCAAGACTTCAGCTTCATACCGTTTGATTTCCATTTCTTCGCGTGCTAACTGAGCTTCCTGCAGCGCAATCTCCAGACGCTGCTTTGCCGTTGCTAAATCGCGCGTGCGTCTTTCCACCAGCACAGCCAAGTCTTTTTCTCTCTGAATCACACTGGCGATGCGCCAGCGTAAAAATGCCTACACCAGTGAGGAGCACTGCCATCGCTATCAGTCCTGCAAACCACACCGTCTGGTAAAAAAATGGCTTTATAGTCAATGTGATTGCATCGCCTTGTTCATTCCAGATCCCATCGTTGTTGCACGCAATCACGCGAAATGTGTAAGTACTGGGCGGCAAGTTCGTGTAGTAAGCTGTGCGGCGCGTATCCGCCTCATTCCAAGTCTTGTCAAACCCTTCAAGTTGGTATCGAAACTTGACTTTTCTCGGCGCAAGGAGCGAAAGTCCAGCGTAGTGAAATTCCAGTTTGTTTGAGCCCGCTTCCAAAACCAGTTGCTCTGACTTTTCTCGGCGTTCGCCATCGACATAGATTTCTTCGATGTGCACAGGCGGTGGAATCAGGTTCTTTGGCAATTTTCTCGGATTTATTTGCACCGCCCCTTTTGCTGTCGGGAACCATAGCATGCCATCTCTGGTCTTGCATGCTGTAGCAGGCGTAATACCTTCATTGGTCTTCATGCCATCTTCTACACCAAAGGCACGCGAGTTGATTTGCGTTCGCTTGCCTTCCGCAAACTCATTGAGTTCAATTTTGCTTACACGAAAAATACCTGTGTTGCAGTTCATCCATAAATAGCCATCATCATCTTCTAAAATTTGAAAGACATCATTGCCATACAGACCGTTGCGTGAGGTGTAGGCGGTAATCTTCCCATCTTTGAGTCGTGAAAGCCCGCCAGATGTGCCTACCCAAAGCACCTTTTCTTGGTCTTCATACATACAAAACACAACATCACCCGATAAGCCGTCTCTTGAGGTGTAGGCAAAGAAGTTGCCGTTTTTGTAGGCGTTGAGCCCACCACCGTCAGTTGCAATCCAGAGCGTATTGTCGCTATCACACAAGAGTGAAATGATAGAATTGCTTGTCAGGCCAATTGTGGTCTTGAAGTTTGTGAATTTGCCATCTTTGTAGCGCGAAAGACCATGCACATTAGTGCCAATCCAGAGCGCACCGTCTTTGTCTTCGCAAATCGTGCGTGTGCCATTGTTTACCAATCCCTCTTTTTCAGTCAGAGCTTTGAAGGTCTTTCCATCGTAGTTTAGAATGCCACTGCCGAATGTTGCAATCCAGAATTTGCCATCACGTGCGCGTAGAAACGCACGAATGATGTCTACAGGTAATCCATTTTTCGTGGTGTAATTGCATATCTCTCCATCTTTCCAGTGCGTCATCCCATTGAAAGAGCCAAACCACAGCGAGCCATCTGAATCTTGATAAATCGAGTAAATCACATCGTCTATCAAGCCTTCAGACTTTGCAAACGTGAGAAATGTCCCATCGCGAAATCGGTTCAAGCCTGCGCGCGATGTGCCGAACCACAGACTTCCCTCACGATCTTCCATGAACGCATAAATCCGCACGCCTTCAAATCCGTCTTTCTCAGTGAAGTTCTCGAACCTGCCATCATAGAAGCGCGAAAGCCCGCGAATAGTGCCAATCCAGAGCGCCCCGCCCGAGTCTTGAAAAATAGAGTAGACCGATTCGCTGACCAGACCATCTTTTGGTGTGTAAGTTTGCCAGTGTGTCTGCTCGAAGCGAGAAATGCCTACATTTGTGCCAATCCAGATGTTACCATTTTTATCCTCGTAAATTGCTCGCACATAGTTATCAGGCAGCGCGGCGACACTCGTTTGACTTCGATACGTGTTGACCATTCCATTTTGCAAATGCCATAAGCCTAAGTCTGTGCCTGCCCACACATCTCCTCTCGAATCGACCATCACCGTATTGATGCTGTTACTAGGTAAACCATTGCTCACCGTGTAGGTCGTGAAGGTTTGAGTACTTAAATCTAACTTGCAGAGTCCTTTACGCGTGCCAATCCAGAGCCGATTAGAGAGCAAATCATAAGCCAGACTTGTAATGATATCACTGGGTAAGTTTTCTTGGGCTTGATAGTTACGAAATTTTCCTGCTTTCAGCGCGAGCAATCCACCACCATTTGTACCTATCCAAATTGTGCCGTCAGGTGTCTCACATAGCGTCAGTACCGTGCTGTTGCGAAATTCTGGCGTATTGCGCTGATTAAAGACAATGAACTTCGCCCCATCAAAACGAATCAGTCCATCATATGAACCTAACCAGATATACCCTTGATTCTCATTCTGATGCGTCTGCAAAATGGCTAAGACCGACTGATGTGGCAAACCGTCTTTCTTCTCCCATGTTTCATAGTTATACTGCGTGATTTTTTTCTTGGGATCCAGCGCTGCTGCTTCGTGAGCTGTAATTAGCAACGACAGCGCTATCCATACGCAGCATGCCACGTTGCAAAAACGTTTTTCTTTGTGACTCTTGTCGTAGAATACTCACAGTTCTAAACGCTCGCAGTTCTAAAAATTTTAGTCAGAAAGATACTTAAAGTTTCGGCTTCTTGGTGGCTCTGCCAAGCCTAGATAGGCTTTCATGCCGCTGCTGCTTGAGCCTTGCATTTACTTCACCCTTTGTACGTTGCACAAGGCACCGAATAGCTTCACGACATTACAGTTCGGCTTTACACTACTGCCTAAAGTTACGTATCTTTGTTGTTTGTGATTTCAAAAGACTTTCCTGGTTATGAAAATTTCACTCAACTGGCTTAAAACATTTGCCCCATCGCTGACGCTAAGCGAGCTTGAAATAGCGCAGCGTCTTACCTTGCTTGGCTTTGAGGTTGAACACATCGAGCATCTTGGTGCAAGTTTCAGTGGCGTGGTCATTGGTAAAGTCCTCAAATGCGATAAGCATCCTAACGCAGATAAATTGTCGGTCTGCACAGTCGATGTTGGGGCTGCCGATGCCTTGCAAATTGTCTGCGGGGCGCCGAATGTCGCCGTAGGTCAATACGTGCCTGTAGCGTTGGTTGGAGCAACCTTGCGTTTTTATAGCGGCCAGACACTCACGATTAAAAAATCCAAAATTCGTGGTGTTGAATCTGTGGGCATGATTTGCGCTGAAGATGAGCTTGGGCTTTCTGACAATCACGATGGTATTATGGTATTGAGCCAAGCCGATGGTGAGTTTCGTGTCGGCGAACCCTTTGAGAAGTATGTTGAGCGCGATGTCATCTTTGACCTTTCAATTACGCCGAACCGTCCCGACATGCTCTCGCATCTGGGTGTTGCGCGCGAGCTTGTTGGCATTACGGGCGTGCAGTTGCCTAGTTATCGTGCTTTGCCGTTCGTGCGTTCCTCCTCTCGCATTGTCGTCGAAGACCTTGCAGCATGTCCGCACTATGCTGCCGTTATCATTGAAGGCGTCAGAATTGCACCATCACCTGCATGGTTGCAGCATCGTCTCAAAGCTATTGGCTTACGCCCTATCAACAATGTCGTCGACATTACAAACTATGTGCTGCACGCTGTAGGTCAGCCGCTGCATGCGTTTGATTTAGACAAACTCCGTGAGCATCGCATTCGCGTGCGGACTGATATTGCCGGTGACTTTCTGACGCTCGATGGCAAGACACGTCGGCTTGAGCCTGGCATGATTATGATCTGCGATGCTGAAAAGCCTGTTGCAATTGGTGGGATTATGGGCGGCTTGCACTCTGAGATTTCTGATAGCACAACGCACGTGCTCTTGGAATCAGCCTATTTTAATCCCAGTCAGATTCGGCGGGCTGCCAAAAAATTAGGGCTCTCGACCGATGCCTCATATCGTTTTGAGCGCGGCGTTGACTGGGGGAACATTCGTGGCGCCGCCGCCATGGCAACGGCACTTATTGTGGAACTTGCAGGTGGACATGTTGTTGAAAGCACGGAAGTGCTGGCTCAGGAACGCGAGCGACTTCAGGTTACACTTCGACCGCATCGTGTCAATGCGTTTTTAGGCGCGTCAATTGAGCATGCTCAGATGGTTTCGATCCTCGTAGGCTTAGGCTTTGAAAAAATTGAACAAACCCCAGAGCACATTCGCTTTAGCGTTCCAAGTTGGCGAGTCGATGTTTCGGCTGAA
It encodes:
- a CDS encoding phenylalanine--tRNA ligase subunit beta; amino-acid sequence: MKISLNWLKTFAPSLTLSELEIAQRLTLLGFEVEHIEHLGASFSGVVIGKVLKCDKHPNADKLSVCTVDVGAADALQIVCGAPNVAVGQYVPVALVGATLRFYSGQTLTIKKSKIRGVESVGMICAEDELGLSDNHDGIMVLSQADGEFRVGEPFEKYVERDVIFDLSITPNRPDMLSHLGVARELVGITGVQLPSYRALPFVRSSSRIVVEDLAACPHYAAVIIEGVRIAPSPAWLQHRLKAIGLRPINNVVDITNYVLHAVGQPLHAFDLDKLREHRIRVRTDIAGDFLTLDGKTRRLEPGMIMICDAEKPVAIGGIMGGLHSEISDSTTHVLLESAYFNPSQIRRAAKKLGLSTDASYRFERGVDWGNIRGAAAMATALIVELAGGHVVESTEVLAQERERLQVTLRPHRVNAFLGASIEHAQMVSILVGLGFEKIEQTPEHIRFSVPSWRVDVSAEVDLIEEIARVYGYDNLMPAEKLTSSYPSQRPEKEHFNDRVRKFMIGMGFKEILTNPLLSLPEAQMFSERVVCTLNPISEDMAAMRPSLIPSLLRCVAHNQNLSNMDMRMFEIGHTFERASPDEPTLVSGYCEREMLGIAITGRRWPRSWAHPNDMSDFFDLKGAVEELLQCLHLLEKSKFILYTHGSLRLEIDANCNTPSGSVFAGVLQIAPKEWLAKHGIEREVFIAELDMNVLRNLAEFESEYRAPAKFPAVTRDLAFYVPKHLASHDIMQDLAKAHPLIERVELFDVYDPTLQASRTDMESRRSLAFSLKLVSRERTLTEEEISALLAKVVRQLESKYGAELRQS
- the bshB1 gene encoding bacillithiol biosynthesis deacetylase BshB1; its protein translation is MSEYIYALAFGAHPDDIEIACSATMLKLRQEGKPVVACDLTEGEMGSRGTRTLRRKEAAEAAQHLGYTERINLNLGDTRFENSHENLLKVIRILRRYRPTVVFAPQPIERHPDHERAAKLITDACFYSGLIKIKTKDNGKIQERHRPKYLLYYLQDRFMLPSFIVDVSDTFEASRKAVMAFKSQFYDPNSKEPETHISRKEFLEALDARAKYFGELIGARYGEGFVYASILPVKHFSSVFC
- a CDS encoding phosphoglycerate dehydrogenase — its product is MKTLILDNIEKKCGEILRQEGFEVIEKQKLSKDELKSEIRDYEVVLVRSATKLTGDILECANKLKLIGRAGAGVDNIDLDAATRKGIIVMNTPGGNTISAAEHTCAMILAVARLLPQAHAELKQGIWDKKKWLGRELEGKTLAVVGLGKIGREVALRMQAFGMHIIAFDPMVSQEMASKLDIQLLPLEELWRKADFITIHTPYSEATRNLICAETLALMKPGVRIINCARGGIINEQDLAEAVASGKVAAAALDVFEVEPLLPDNPLLKLENVIVTPHIAASTVEAQEKVAIQIAQQIVEWKKTGALVGAVNATTVELAQKTEVKVHLALAEKLGAMCAQLLDGTPKSITITSYGDFLRKFSEAISAAALKGLLDEIQHREINYINVFAMASDLGLAVHHQHEKEHPDYQNLIVVEYETSEAKKRLGGVVLGAKDMRVVIYDHFICEFKPEGYILIYTNDDKPGVMARVGARLLRASINIANISLSRNEEKTKALTAICLDEAISPVTLKRISEVEGVYSPRLIKV